A part of Verrucomicrobiota bacterium genomic DNA contains:
- a CDS encoding formyltetrahydrofolate deformylase, whose translation MKQFATITVIGKDKTGVIAKVTNFLFQTRANIEALEEQVNSGQFSMSLQASWTKAHFDESKLRAGFTDISRELQMEIRVRIVENNRRQRLAILVTKEPHCFEAIMASIKAKTLKADPCVVIGNHELLKPLADKFKLPFHYVPFGKDRLAAEHKMIELVDQYNADFIALARFMKILSPQFVWRWKNKIINIHPSLLPAFPGASPYWQAFEKGVRIAGVTSHFVTTNLDEGPIIWQESFTVDPTDSLKEIKIKGQKLESKTLVKALQLYVNKRLDVHWGKVYRF comes from the coding sequence ATGAAGCAATTTGCAACCATTACTGTTATTGGAAAAGATAAAACCGGGGTTATTGCGAAGGTGACCAATTTCCTATTCCAGACACGTGCGAATATCGAAGCACTTGAGGAACAGGTGAATAGCGGCCAATTCAGTATGTCCCTCCAAGCTTCCTGGACAAAGGCTCATTTTGATGAAAGCAAATTGCGCGCAGGATTTACGGATATCTCTCGTGAGCTCCAGATGGAGATACGGGTCAGGATCGTCGAGAATAACCGGAGACAACGCCTAGCTATCCTCGTTACCAAGGAACCCCATTGTTTCGAGGCGATCATGGCTTCGATCAAAGCCAAGACTCTGAAGGCCGATCCTTGTGTCGTGATCGGGAATCACGAGCTGCTTAAACCCCTCGCCGATAAATTTAAACTCCCCTTCCACTACGTTCCTTTCGGCAAAGACCGTCTCGCCGCCGAACATAAAATGATCGAGCTCGTCGACCAATATAATGCCGACTTTATTGCTTTGGCCCGTTTTATGAAAATCCTCTCGCCACAATTCGTCTGGCGTTGGAAAAATAAAATCATCAATATCCATCCTTCCCTTTTACCGGCATTTCCCGGTGCCAGCCCGTATTGGCAAGCCTTTGAAAAAGGGGTCAGGATCGCCGGAGTCACCTCCCATTTTGTCACGACCAATCTCGACGAAGGCCCGATTATCTGGCAGGAATCATTCACCGTTGATCCGACTGATTCCCTCAAGGAAATTAAAATCAAAGGCCAGAAACTCGAAAGTAAAACCCTCGTCAAAGCCCTCCAGCTCTACGTTAATAAACGCCTCGACGTCCACTGGGGCAAAGTTTATCGATTTTAA